From one Gossypium hirsutum isolate 1008001.06 chromosome D08, Gossypium_hirsutum_v2.1, whole genome shotgun sequence genomic stretch:
- the LOC107918434 gene encoding uncharacterized protein — translation MLVLRKPSPLLLNLAFMAMFITAGNTQKLLPPFAFAPTTGLAFFQPGEAQKCWSALSSSQGCILQISTSFFYGQIGVIGPACCQAITHISDDCWLKMFPFNPFFPPFLRISCSSPTPPVGPILNGINKVSSPLQYGSEVDKCWSSLSNVNGCIMEIFNSLSVGQMFTIISPACCNAIMKLNDVCWPKLFPFYPNFSPYLKNYCGGTTEAPK, via the coding sequence ATGCTAGTATTGAGAAAGCCATCGCCTCTACTTTTAAATTTAGCATTCATGGCTATGTTTATCACTGCAGGAAACACACAGAAGCTGTTGCCACCATTTGCATTTGCTCCAACAACAGGCCTGGCATTTTTTCAGCCTGGTGAAGCTCAAAAGTGTTGGTCAGCCCTTTCCAGCAGTCAAGGTTGTATATTGCAGATATCTACTTCTTTTTTCTATGGACAAATAGGGGTTATTGGCCCCGCTTGTTGTCAGGCCATCACTCATATTAGTGATGATTGTTGGCTTAAAATGTTCCCTTTCAACCCCTTTTTCCCCCCATTTCTCAGGATTTCTTGTTCGTCTCCAACACCACCTGTAGGACCGATATTGAATGGCATCAACAAGGTGTCGTCGCCATTGCAATATGGAAGTGAAGTTGATAAATGCTGGTCTTCACTTTCTAACGTTAATGGGTGTATTATGGAGATTTTTAATTCACTTTCCGTTGGTCAAATGTTTACTATTATTAGTCCTGCTTGTTGCAATGCCATAATGAAACTCAACGACGTTTGCTGGCCTAAATTGTTCCCTTTTTACCCGAACTTCTCTCCATATTTGAAGAACTACTGTGGTGGCACGACAGAAGCACCTAAATGA